Proteins from a single region of Dictyostelium discoideum AX4 chromosome 5 chromosome, whole genome shotgun sequence:
- the gcvP gene encoding glycine cleavage system P-protein (Similar to decarboxylating) encodes MLKLLRNNGINKLKSNLIRNYSTKQSIFQALDTFPKRHIGPNENEINEMLKSINTSKLSKKNPNSLEQLIEYTIPKDIRLNRELNIEENKVIGENQLLKDLKKIAEKNKVYRSFIGMGYYGTITPHVIQRNILENPGWYTPYTPYQAEISQGRLESLLNFQTMVSEFTGLPMSNASLLDEATAAAEAMQMCVNISKSKGPFAFLVDKYCHPQTIDTIKTRAEPKGIRIEVVDSKDFKFTEDVVGCIVQYPSSNGVITDYKEMADRAHQANALVVAATDLLSLALLKPPGEWGADIALGNSQRFGVPLGFGGPHAAFFSTKDKYARLLPGRIIGVSKDKQGNSAFRMALQTREQHIRREKATSNICTSQALLANMSAMYAVYHGQQGIKDIANAVHRKAIILAEGIKRLGYTVLDRPFFDTVLIITGDKTDMMIKELESRQINVRQYCSKSISISLDETVTSADISALLNGFSAHASKPLGLSSPEQLEKETSTISVISEEFARQTPFLTHPIFNRYHSEHELLRYIHKLQKKDLGLTTAMIPLGSCTMKLNATTEMYPVSWPEFNSIHPFVPANQSLGYKEMFESISNMLCEVTGFDGCSLQPNAGSQGEYAGLMVIRSYLTSIGQSQRNVCLIPVSAHGTNPASAAMVGMKVVVVDCDTNGNIDVADLKAKAEKHKDTLAALMITYPSTHGVFEEGANDICDIIHANGGQVYMDGANMNAQVGLCRPGDIGADVCHLNLHKTFCIPHGGGGPGMGPICVKSHLAPFLPGHSVVKGVGGERAMSAVSAGPWGSSSILPITYVYLKLMGGQGLKKATQVAILNANYMASRLKDHYKILYTGSHGLVAHEFIIDLRMFKESAGIEAEDVAKRLQDMNFHGPTMSWPVPNTLMIEPTESESKYELDRLCDALILIREEIREIETGKADRKNNVLVNSPHTEKVIVADNWNYPYSRSKAAFPTPATVASKFWPTVGRIDNVHGDKNLVCSCPPLSDYQ; translated from the exons atgttaaaattattacgTAATAatggaataaataaattaaaatctaattTAATTAGA aattattcAACAAAACAATCAATATTTCAAGCATTAGATACATTTCCAAAAAGACATATTGGaccaaatgaaaatgaaattaatgaaatgtTAAAAAGTATTAATACATCAAAACTTTCAAAAAAGAATCCAAATAGTTTAGAACAATTGATCGAATATACAATTCCAAAGGATATTAGATTAAATAGagaattaaatattgaagagAATAAAGTTATTGGTgagaatcaattattaaaggatttaaaaaagattgcAGAAAAGAATAAAGTTTATAGATCATTCATTGGCATGGGTTATTATGGAACAATTACACCACATGTAATTCAACGTAACATTTTAGAGAATCCAGGTTGGTATACACCATACACACCATATCAAGCAGAGATTAGTCAAGGTCGTTTGGAGAGTTTATTGAATTTCCAAACTATGGTATCAGAGTTTACAGGTTTACCAATGTCAAATGCATCATTATTGGATGAAGCAACCGCTGCTGCAGAGGCAATGCAAATGTGTGTAAACATTTCAAAGAGTAAAGGACCATTTGCTTTCTTGGTCGATAAATATTGTCATCCACAAACAATTGATACCATTAAAACTAGAGCAGAACCAAAGGGTATTCGTATTGAAGTAGTCGATTCAAAGGATTTCAAATTCACAGAGGATGTAGTTGGTTGTATCGTTCAATATCCATCAAGCAATGGTGTCATTACCGATTATAAGGAGATGGCAGATCGTGCTCATCAAGCCAATGCATTGGTTGTAGCTGCCACTGATTTACTCTCATTGGCATTATTGAAACCACCAGGTGAATGGGGAGCTGATATTGCCTTGGGTAATAGTCAAAGATTTGGTGTACCATTAGGTTTTGGTGGTCCACATGCTGCTTTCTTTTCAACTAAAGATAAGTATGCTCGTTTACTTCCAGGTAGAATCATTGGTGTAAGTAAAGATAAACAAGGTAATTCAGCATTCCGTATGGCATTACAAACTCGTGAACAACATATTCGTCGTGAAAAAGCAACATCAAACATTTGTACCTCTCAAGCACTCTTGGCTAATATGTCTGCAATGTATGCAGTTTATCATGGTCAACAAGGTATTAAAGATATTGCCAATGCAGTTCATAGAAAAGCTATCATCCTCGCTGAAGGTATTAAAAGATTGGGTTATACAGTTTTGGATCGTCCATTCTTTGATACAGTTTTAATTATCACTGGTGATAAGACCGATATGATGATTAAAGAATTGGAATCACGTCAAATTAATGTTCGTCAATATTGTagtaaatcaatttcaatctCATTGGATGAAACTGTTACCTCTGCTGATATCAGTGCATTATTGAATGGATTTTCAGCTCACGCATCAAAACCATTGGGTTTATCATCACCAGAACAATTGGAAAAAGAAACCTCTACAATCTCTGTTATTTCAGAAGAATTTGCTCGTCAAACACCATTCCTTACTCATCCAATCTTTAATAGATATCATTCAGAACATGAACTTCTTCGTTATATTCATAAACTTCAAAAGAAGGATTTAGGTTTAACCACAGCAATGATTCCATTGGGTAGTTGtacaatgaaattaaatgcTACCACTGAAATGTATCCAGTTTCATGGCcagaatttaattcaattcatCCATTTGTACCAGCTAATCAATCACTTGGTTATAAGGAAATGTTTGAATCAATCTCAAATATGTTATGTGAAGTCACTGGTTTCGATGGTTGTTCTTTACAACCAAATGCTGGTTCACAAGGTGAATATGCTGGTTTAATGGTAATTCGTTCTTATTTAACTTCAATTGGTCAAAGTCAAAGAAATGTTTGTCTCATTCCAGTCTCTGCTCATGGTACTAATCCAGCAAGTGCTGCAATGGTTGGTATgaaagttgttgttgtagatTGTGATACCAATGGTAATATCGATGTTGCCGATCTTAAAGCTAAAGCTGAAAAACATAAAGATACATTGGCTGCTCTTATGATCACTTATCCATCCACTCATGGTGTATTTGAAGAGGGTGCCAATGATATTTGTGATATCATTCATGCCAATGGTGGTCAAGTCTATATGGATGGTGCAAATATGAACGCTCAAGTTGGTCTTTGTCGTCCAGGTGATATTGGTGCCGATGTTTGTCATTTAAATCTTCATAAAACTTTTTGTATTCCacatggtggtggtggtccAGGTATGGGTCCAATTTGCGTTAAATCCCATCTCGCTCCATTCCTTCCAGGTCATTCCGTTGTAAAGGGTGTAGGTGGTGAACGTGCAATGAGTGCAGTTTCTGCTGGTCCATGGGGTTCAAGTTCAATCCTTCCAATCACTTATGTTTACTTGAAATTAATGGGTGGTCAAGGTTTGAAAAAAGCAACCCAAGTCGCCATTCTCAATGCAAACTATATGGCAAGTAGATTAAAGGATCACTATAAAATTCTTTACACTGGTTCCCATGGTTTGGTAGCTCATGAATTCATTATTGATCTTAGAATGTTTAAGGAATCTGCTGGTATCGAAGCTGAAGATGTAGCTAAACGTCTTCAAGATATGAATTTCCATGGTCCAACCATGTCTTGGCCAGTACCAAATACTCTTATGATTGAACCAACCGAATCTGAATCAAAATATGAATTGGATCGTCTTTGTGATGCTCTCATTTTAATTCGTGAGGAAATTAGAGAGATTGAAACTGGTAAAGCCGAcagaaaaaataatgttCTCGTTAATTCTCCACACACTGAAAAAGTTATTGTCGCTGATAATTGGAATTATCCATACTCTCGTTCTAAAGCTGCTTTCCCAACTCCTGCAACTGTTGCCTCAAAATTCTGGCCAACCGTTGGTAGAATTGATAACGTTCATGGtgataaaaatttagttTGTTCTTGCCCACCACTTTCTGattatcaataa
- the ccbl gene encoding cysteine-S-conjugate beta-lyase, with protein sequence MLRNTVKRLMTYTFKPSKQTSSFGPSVWLEFSPLAIKYNAVNLGQGFPNFEPPKFVKDAMIKTIEVGGFNQYTRSPGHIRLVKALSSVYSPYFGRELNAMTEIMVGVGASESLFAAISSIVNEGDEVILIEPFFDIYIGPILMAGGIPKFVTLKEEESSQAGSSDKKRSSKHWKINKEELAAAFTDKTKLIILNNPHNPVGKVYSKEELQEIADVVAKHGPNTTVISDEVYEWMTFDGEEHHRFATLPGMWERTITIGSAGKTFSITGWKVGWCIGPSNIIGAIANTHQYVPFSVPTPTQEAVAIALEQPNIKDYFKELATMYQNKRDTLLNSLTQAGLDPVIPQGTYFIMGDTSSIHLQGDQGKDTSITGMGLHLRDWNIARYLTTEYGVTTIPPSAFYCDDHQKIPENFVRFTFCKDDLTLQKAHDNLLKLKK encoded by the exons atgttAAGAAACACAGTAAAAAGATTAATGACTTATACTTTTAAACCAAGTAAACAAACAAGTTCTTTTGGACCATCAGTGTGGTTGG aattttcaCCATTagcaattaaatataatgcAGTTAATTTAGGACAAGGATTTCCAAATTTTGAACCACCaaaatttgtaaaagatGCAAtgataaaaacaattgaagTTGGTGGATTTAATCAATATACACGTTCACCAGGACATATTAGATTGGTTAAAGCATTATCATCAGTATATTCACCATACTTTGGTAGAGAATTGAATGCAATGACAGAGATTATGGTTGGAGTAGGAGCATCTGAATCATTATTTGCAGCGATTTCATCGATTGTTAATGAAGGTGATGaagttattttaattgaaccatTCTTTGATATCTATATTGGACCAATTTTAATGGCAGGTGGTATACCAAAATTTGTAACATTAAAAGAGGAGGAGTCGTCTCAAGCTGGTAGTTCagataaaaaaagatcatCAAAACATTGGAAAATTAATAAGGAAGAATTGGCAGCAGCATTCACAGATAAAACCaaattaatcattttaaacAATCCTCATAATCCAGTTGGTAAAGTTTATAGTAAAGAAGAGTTACAAGAGATTGCTGATGTCGTTGCTAAACATGGTCCAAATACAACTGTCATCAGTGATGAAGTATATGAATGGATGACATTCGATGGTGAAGAACATCATAGATTCGCAACATTACCTGGTATGTGGGAAAGAACAATCACAATTGGTTCAGCTGGTAAAACATTTTCAATCACTGGTTGGAAAGTAGGTTGGTGTATCGGTCCTTCCAATATCATTGGAGCAATTGCAAACACTCATCAATATGTGCCATTCAGTGTACCAACACCAACTCAAGAAGCTGTAGCCATAGCTTTGGAGCAACCAAATATAAAAGACTACTTTAAAGAATTGGCAACAATGTATCAAAATAAAAGAGATACTCTCTTAAATTCACTCACCCAAGCAGGTTTAGATCCTGTCATCCCACAAGGTACTTACTTTATCATGGGTGATACTTCAAGTATACACTTACAAGGTGATCAAGGTAAAGATACCTCAATCACTGGTATGGGTTTACATTTACGTGATTGGAATATAGCTCGTTATTTAACAACTGAATATGGTGTAACTACAATTCCACCTTCTGCTTTCTATTGTGATGATCATCAAAAAATACCCGAAAATTTCGTACGTTTCACTTTTTGTAAAGATGATTTAACTTTGCAAAAAGCtcatgataatttattaaaattaaaaaaataa
- the cdh1 gene encoding WD40 repeat-containing protein, whose amino-acid sequence MFHSEYEKKLRSPSKSPGSKTNYYNNYSNNNNNTPIPLPLSIFHSTYEDNGSNNNNNNNNNNINLNSNNNNNNSNNSGSNINNNITTPIKSTSTTTTTTTTPITTPTTTTTTTTTTPSYDSYGDRFIPLSIGLESQNNYSFDESSYEYLYCYPSENSYTIDKQRDESHLAYNIVLKNELLGSSLSSNFFDSPSSIYKSSIFNNNNNNNNNNNNNNNNNNNNNNNNHVNNNNNNNNNNNIDTPTNNNNNNNNNNNNNNVNINDTTATTTTTTTTNTNIPTTTTNATNNNNNNSNNTTTTTTTTTNTTNTTNTNTNTNTNNNLININQSPSKKQSLMSATMNNNNSNNNNNNNFGILKYNQKQKSTMSNHLDCSPYSLSLLSDDSQKLLSSPRKPQRKISKTPIKILDAPMIKDDFYLNLIDWSSHNILAVGLDTSVYLWNATTSQVSKLCEMESGQPVSSVGWIQRGGIHLAIGGTDGVVSIWDVNKKKKIRELQGHNTRVNALAWNNHILSSGGKDKVILHHDVRDCSNNYTNRLVGHRHEICGLKWSPDGQQLASGGNDNLLNVWDHSMTQQPQQQHQPPPPPPSSNTSSISQQQQQQNTSKPLYQFKFHYAAVKAIAWSPHQRGLLASGGGTHDKCIRFWNTTTGQSIQSIDTGSQVCNLAWSKNINELVSTHGYSQNQITVWNYPTMTPVTTLTGHTMRVLYLAVSPDGQTVCTGAGDNSLRFWNLFPSNKESSFSSNLDSFYNKKGLDIR is encoded by the coding sequence atgtttcaTTCAGAAtatgaaaagaaattaagATCACCATCAAAATCACCAGGTTCAAAaactaattattataataattatagtaataacaacaataatacaCCAATCCCATTGCCATTATCTATTTTTCACTCAACTTATGAAGAtaatggtagtaataataataataataataataataataatattaacttgaatagcaataataacaataataatagcaataatagtggaagtaatattaataataatatcactaCACCAATTAAGAgtacatcaacaacaacaactactacaacaacaccaataactacaccaacaacaactaccaccactaccactactacacCATCATATGATAGTTATGGTGATAGATTTATACCACTTTCAATTGGTTTAGAATCCCAAAATAACTATAGTTTTGATGAATCATCTTATGAGTATCTATATTGTTATCCTTCAGAAAACTCATACACAATAGATAAACAAAGGGATGAAAGTCATTTAGCATATAATATAGTATTAAAGAATGAACTATTAGGTTCTTCTCTTTCCTCAAACTTTTTTGATTCACCCTCTTCTATTTATAAatcttcaatttttaataataataataataataataataataataataataataataataataataataataataataataacaaccatgtaaataataacaataataataataataataataatattgatacaCCCacaaacaataacaataacaataacaataacaacaacaacaacaatgtaAATATTAATGACACAACtgctacaacaacaaccacaacaacaacaaatacaaatataccCACAACTACTACCAATGctacaaataataacaataataatagtaataacactactactacaacaacaactactaccaATACTACCAATACTactaatacaaatacaaatacaaatacaaataataatttaataaatattaatcaatCACCAAGTAAAAAACAAAGTTTAATGAGTGCaacaatgaataataataatagtaataataataataataataattttggaatattaaaatataatcaaaaacaaaaatcaacAATGAGTAATCATTTAGATTGCTCACCATATTCATTATCATTGTTGAGTGATGATAGTCAGAAATTACTTTCATCACCAAGAAAACCACAAAGAAAGATATCGAAAACACCAATAAAGATATTAGATGCTCCAATGATAAAAGATgacttttatttaaatttaattgattggaGTTCACATAATATTTTAGCTGTAGGTTTGGATACTAGTGTTTATCTTTGGAATGCAACTACAAGCCAAGTTTCAAAACTTTGTGAAATGGAATCAGGTCAACCAGTTTCATCAGTTGGTTGGATACAACGTGGTGGTATTCATTTGGCAATTGGTGGTACTGATGGTGTAGTCTCGATTTGGgatgtaaataaaaagaaaaagattagAGAATTACAAGGTCACAATACAAGAGTGAACGCTTTGGCTTGGAATAATCATATACTGAGTAGTGGTGGTAAGGATAAAGTGATTCTACATCATGATGTACGTGATTGTAGTAATAATTACACAAATAGATTAGTTGGTCATAGGCATGAAATTTGTGGTTTAAAATGGTCTCCTGATGGTCAACAATTAGCATCTGgtggtaatgataatttattaaatgtttgGGATCATTCAATGActcaacaacctcaacaacaacatcaaccaccaccaccaccaccatcatcaaatacCTCTTCTAtctcacaacaacaacaacaacaaaatacaAGTAAACCTCtttatcaatttaaatttcattatgCAGCAGTTAAAGCTATTGCATGGAGTCCACATCAACGTGGATTATTAGCATCAGGTGGTGGTACTCATGATAAATGTATAAGGTTTTGGAATACAACTACAGGTCAATCcattcaatcaattgatactGGTAGTCAAGTTTGTAATTTAGCATGGAGTAAGAATATTAATGAATTGGTGAGCACTCATGGCTACTCACAGAATCAAATCACTGTTTGGAACTATCCCACAATGACACCCGTTACCACTTTAACTGGCCATACAATGAGAGTCCTTTATTTGGCGGTTTCTCCTGATGGTCAAACCGTTTGTACTGGAGCTGGTGATAATAGTTTAAGATTTTGGAATTTATTTCCTTCAAATAAAGagtcttctttttcttcaaatCTCGattcattttataataaaaaaggtcTAGATAtaagataa